The Mycolicibacterium flavescens genomic interval GACATCTACCTGCCCGGTTGCCCGCCGCGCCCCGAGATGCTGCTGCACGCGATCCTGAAGCTGCACGACAAGATTCAGGAGATGCCGCTCGGCGTGCACCGCGAAGAGGCGATCCGCGAGGCCGAGCAGGCCGCGCTGGCCGTCACGCCGACCATCGAGCTCAAGGGGCTGCTGCGATGACCAGCGGCCCGGGTGAAGAGCAGAACGCGACGAACGGCAACGGCGCCGAAGCGGACGCACCGAAGATCATCAGTGTCCGCCGCGGAATGTTCGGGGTTAAGGGATCGGGCGACACCTCCGGCTACGGGCGCCTGGTGCGGCCCGTCGCGCTGCCCGGCAGCTCGCCACGTCCCTACGGCCGCTATTTCGACGAGGTCGTCGATCGGCTCGCCGAGGTGCTCGGCGAGGACGGTTACGCGGCATCGATCGAGCGGGTCGTGGTGCACCGCGACGAGCTGACCCTCGAGGTGCAGCGTGATCAGCTGCCTATCGTGGCCCGTGCGCTGCGGGACGATCCGCAGTTGCGTTTCGAGTTGTGCCTCGGGGTCAGTGGGGTGCACTACCCCGACAAAGTCGGGCGCGAACTGCACGCGGTGTATCCGCTGATGTCCATCACCCACAACCGGCGGATCCTGATCGAGGTCGCCGCACCCGACGATGACCCGCACATCCCGTCGCTGTTCGAGGTCTATCCCACCACCGACTGGCACGAACGCGAGACCTACGACTTCTTCGGCATCATCTTCGACGGGCATCCCGCCCTGACCCGGATCGAGATGCCGGACGACTGGGTGGGGCACCCGCAGCGCAAGGACTACCCGTTGGGCGGCATCCCGGTGGAGTATCACGGCGCCGAGATTCCTCCGCCCGATCAACGGAGGGCCTACAGCTGATGAGCATTTCGCACGTCCCGCCCACGCAGGGCGGCGCTTCATCCTCGGCCGCGTCGGACAACAACGAGACGGTAGTCGTTGTCGGCGGCCAGGATTGGGACCAAGTGGTCCAGGCCGCCAAGGATGCGGCCGCGGCCCACGCAGGCGAACGCATCGTCGTGAACATGGGTCCGCAGCACCCCTCCACCCACGGTGTGCTCCGGCTGGTCCTTGAGATCGAGGGTGAGACGGTCATCTCCGCCCGCTGCGGAATCGGCTACCTGCACACCGGAATCGAGAAGAACCTCGAGTTCCGCAACTGGACGCAGGGCGTCACGTTCGTCACGCGGATGGACTATCTGTCGCCGTTCTTCAACGAGACGGCCTACTGTCTGGGCGTCGAGAAACTGCTGGGCGTCACCGACGCGATCCCCGAGCGCGCCAGCGTCATCCGCGTGATGATGATGGAGCTCAACCGGATCTCCTCGCATCTTGTCGCGCTGGCGACCGGCGGGATGGAACTGGGCGCGATGAGCGCGATGTTTTACGGATTCCGTGAGCGCGAGCAGATCCTGTCGGTGTTCGAGACGGTGACGGGCCTGCGGATGAACAGCGCGTACGTTCGTCCGGGCGGGGTGGCGGTGGACCTTCCCGACGAGGCAGTGCCGCAGATCCGTGAGGTGCTCGAGCTTATGCCCAAGCGGCTCAAGGACCTCGAGGACCTGCTCAACGAGAACTACATCTGGAAGGGCCGCACGGTCGGCGTCGGTTATCTCGATCTGACCGGGTGCATGGCGCTCGGGATCACCGGGCCCTGCCTGCGTTCCACCGGGCTGCCGCACGACCTGCGCAAGACCCAACCGTATTGCGGTTACGAGACATACGACTTCGACGTGATCACCGACGAGGGTTGTGACTCCTACGGCCGGTATCTGATCCGGGTCAAGGAGATGCACGAGTCGCTGAAGATCGTCGAGCAGTGTCTGGACCGACTGCGGCCCGGGCCCGTGATGATCGAGGACAAGAAGCTGGGTTGGCCGGCCGACCTGAAGGTCGGCCCGGACGGGCTGGGTAACTCACCCGAGCACATCGCCAGGATCATGGGTCATTCGATGGAGGGGCTGATCCACCACTTCAAGCTCGTCACCGAGGGAATCCGGGTGCCCCCAGGGCAGGTCTATGTCGCGGTCGAGTCTCCGCGCGGCGAACTCGGCGTGCACATGGTCTCCGACGGCGGCACCCGCCCCTACCGGGTGCATTACCGGGACCCGTCGTTCAACAACCTGCAGGCCGTCGCCGCGATGTGTGAAGGCGGCATGGTCGCCGATCTGATCACCGCGGTGGCGTCGATCGACCCGGTGATGGGAGGCGTGGACAGGTGAGCGTATTCCTCGAGCTCGGTCAGCGACCCGAGGAACCCGGCCCGCCGATCAACGGGCCGGTGTCATATTCAGACGACGTCGTGGCCCGGCTCACCGCCGACGCCGAGATGATCATCTCGCGCTACCCGCAGTCGCGTTCGGCGCTGCTGCCGTTGCTGCACCTCGTGCAGTCGGAGGACGGATGCCTGACCCCCGCCGGTATCACGTTCTGCGCCAGGCAGTTGGGCCTGACCGACGCCGAGGTCACCGCGGTGGCGACCTTCTACTCGATGTACCGGCGGACGCCGACCGGCGAGTACCTCGTCGGCGTGTGCACCAACACCCTGTGCGCGGTGATGGGTGGCGACGCGATTCTCGAAGCGCTGCAGGAACATCTGGGCGTCCATGCCGGTGAGACGACTCCGGATGGACGCGTCACCCTCGAACACATCGAGTGCAACGCGGCGTGTGATTACGCGCCGGTGGTGATGGTCAACTGGGAGTTCTTCGACAACCAGACGACGTCCTCGGCGCGCGACCTCGTCGACGCGCTCCGCGAGGGTCAACCTCCCGAACCCACGCGGGGAACGCCGCTGTGCACATTCCGGGAGACCGCGCGCACGCTCGCGGGTCTGCCCGACCCACGCTCGGGCGGCAACAACGTCGGCGGCGCCACGTTGGCGGGGCTGCGGGTCGCGCGTGAACGCGGCATGCAGGCGCCCGACGCCGACGCCTCCGCCGCTTCCACCGAGACGCTCGACGACCAAACGGCGGGTGTCAAGGCCACCAGGAACGCGTCCGCGCCCGGCCCGTCGGCGACCGTCCCGCCGAAGTCAGAAACCGTCGAAACCGACCCAGACACAACGGATTCCCGCGCATGACAGACCTGACACCCGTGTTCAGCCGGTTCTGGGACGAGCCGGAACCATGGTCGATGGACACCTACCGCCGCCACGGCGGCTACCGCGCCCTGGAGAAGGCCCTGGCGATGGACCCGGACGAGCTCATCAACCTGGTGAAGGAGTCCGGCCTGCGGGGTCGCGGCGGCGCGGGCTTTCCCACCGGCACGAAGTGGTCGTTCATCCCGCAGAGCGACACCGGCGCCGGAGCCAAGCCGCACTACCTGGTGGTCAACGCCGATGAGTCGGAACCCGGTACGTGCAAAGACATTCCGCTGATGCTGACGACCCCGCACTTCCTCATCGAGGGTGCAATCATCGCGGCCTACGCGATCCGGGCGCATCACGCCTTCATCTACCTGCGCGGCGAGGTGGTGCCGGTGCTGCGCAGGCTGCACGCCGCGGTCGCCGAAGCGCACGAGGCCGGTTTCCTCGGCAACGACATCCAAGGGTCGGGCTTCGACCTGGAACTGATCGTGCACGCCGGGGCGGGCGCCTACATCTGCGGTGAGGAGACCGCGCTGCTGGACTCGCTCGAAGGCCGACGCGGACAACCGAGGTTGCGGCCGCCGTTCCCCGCCGTCGCAGGGCTGTACGCCTGTCCGACCGTGGTCAACAATGTCGAGTCGATCGCCAGCGTTCCGCCCATCCTGCTCAACGGCATCGACTGGTTCCGGTCGATGGGTTCGGAGAAGTCTCCGGGCTTCACGCTGTATTCGCTGTCGGGTCACGTGACCAACCCAGGACAGTACGAGGCGCCGCTGGGCATCACGCTGCGCGAACTGCTGGAGTATGCGGGCGGAGTCCGTTCCGGGCACCGGTTGAAGTTCTGGACACCCGGCGGCTCCTCCACTCCCCTGCTGACCGATGAACACCTTGACGTACCACTGGATTACGAGGGCATGGCCGGCGTCGGCACCATGCTCGGCACCAAGGCGCTGCAGATCTTCGACGAGACCACCTGCGTGGTGCGCGCCGTGCGCCGCTGGACCGACTTCTACGCCCACGAGTCGTGCGGCAAGTGCACGCCGTGCCGCGAGGGCACCTACTGGCTGGCACAGATCTACGAGCGCCTGGAGACGGGCGCGGGCACCGAGGCCGACATCGACAAGCTGCTCGACATCTCCGACAACATCTTCGGAAAAGCGTTCTGCGCTTTGGGTGACGGCGCGGCGGCACCCATCATGTCGTCGATCAAGTTCTTCCGCGACGAGTACATCGCCCACCTCGACGGCGGGTGCCCGTTCGATCCGCACGCCTCCACGCTGATGGCGGCGGAAGGGGTCGGGGTCTGATGGGGGCGATTGTCTGCAGTGGCCGCACGTTCGCGGCGAAAAGGGGGCGCAATGACGCAGACCGCTGACACCGGGGAAGACACCGGAGTCGAGATGGTCCAGTTGTCCATCGACGGCTTCGACGTCAGCGTTCCGAAGGGCACGTTGGTGATTCGGGCCGCAGAACTGATCGGCATCCAGATCCCGCGATTCTGCGACCATCCACTGCTCGACCCGGTGGGGGCCTGCCGGCAGTGCCTGGTCGAGGTCGAGGGCCAGCGCAAACCGATGGCGTCGTGCACGACGACCTGCACCCCGGACATGGTGGTGCGCACGCAGTACACCTCACCGGAGGCCGATAAGGCGCAGCAGGGCATCATGGAGTTCCTGCTGATCAACCATCCGCTGGACTGCCCGGTGTGCGACAAGGGTGGCGAATGCCCGCTGCAGAACCAGGCGATGTCCAACGGCCGCGCCGAAACTCGCTTCGAAGACGTCAAACGCACCTTCCCGAAGCCGATCAACATCTCCTCGCAAGTGCTGCTGGACCGCGAGCGCTGTGTGCTGTGCGCGCGCTGCACCCGCTTCTCCGAGCAGATCGCCGGCGATCCGTTCATCGAATTGCTCGAGCGCGGTGCGCTGCAACAGGTCGGCATCGCGACGGATGAACCGTTCGAGTCCTACTTCTCTGGCAACACCGTGCAGATCTGCCCGGTTGGCGCGCTGACCGGGGCGGCCTACCGCTTCCGGGCCCGGCCGTTCGACCTGGTGTCGAGCCCCAGCGTGTGCGAGCACTGCGCATCGGGATGCGCCCAGCGCACCGACCATCGGCGCGGAAAGGTCATGCGCCGCTTGGCCGGTGACGAACCCCAGGTCAACGAGGAATGGAACTGCGACAAGGGTCGCTGGGCCTTCACCTACACCACCCAGGGCGACCGCATCACCACCCCGATGATCCGCGACGAGGACGGCAAGTTGCGCCCCGCCTCGTGGTCGGAGGCTCTCGTGGTCGCCGGCACCGGGCTGGCGGCCGCCGCCGGAAGCGCGGGCGTGCTGGTCGGCGGCCGGATGACCGTCGAGGACGCCTACGCCTACTCCAAGTTCGCCCGGATCGTGCTCAACACCAACGACATCGACTTCCGGGCCCGGTCGCACAGCGCCGAGGAGGCCGACTTCCTGGCCGCCCATGTCGCGGGACAGCCGATGACGGTGACCTACACCGATCTGGAAAATGCGCCGGCGGTGCTGCTGGCGGGGTTCGAGCCGGAAGAGGAATCCCCGATCGTGTTCCTGCGGCTGCGCAAGGCCGCGCGCAACAAGGGGCTGCAGGTCATCTCCGTCGCCCCCTTCGCCACCCGCGCCCTGACCAAGCTGCGAGGCCGCCTGGTCACCGCGGTCCCGGGCGACGAGGCCGCCGTCCTGGACGCGCTGGCCGACGACCCGCAGCTGCGGCTGCCGGGCGCGATCATCATGGTCGGCGAGCGTCTGGCTACCTCGCCCGGAGCGCTCTCTGCGGCAAGCAGATTGGCAGAAGCGACCGGCGCCCGGCTGTCGTGGGTGCCGAGACGGGCAGGCGAACGAGGCGCGGCTGAGGCCGGCGCGTTACCGAACCTGCTGCCCGGTGGCAGGCCGATCGCCGACAGCGTGGCCGTCGAGCAGACCGCGGCGGCATGGCACGTCAGCGAGCTGCCCACCGATCCTGGTCGCGACACCACCGCGATATTGGAGGCAGCGCGCAGTGGCGAACTGGGCGCCCTGCTCGTCGGTGGCATCGAGGTCGATGACCTACCCGATCCCGAAGCGGCACTGGCCGCGATCGAGTCCACACCGTTCGTCGTCAGCCTCGAACTGCGGGAGAGCGCGGTGACAGCGGTCGCCGACGTCGTCTTCCCCATCGCGCCCGTGGTGGAGAAAGCCGGTTCATTCCTGAACTGGGAGGGCCGACTTCGTCCGTTCCAGCCGTCACTGGAGACCAACGCCATCCCCGATCTGCGGGTGTTGACCTTCCTGGCCGACGAGATCGGTGTCGCGTTGAACCTGCCGACCGCAGCGGCCGCCGGAGACGAGATATCGCGCTTGGGCATGTGGGCGGGTCGACGGCCCGAGGCACCGAACGTTGCTGCGCCGAAGCGGATGCCGCCGGCCGAGGGGCAAGCCGTGCTCGCGGGGTGGCGGATGCTGCTCGACGAAGGCCGGCTACAAGACGGCGAACCGCATCTGGCGGGCACCGCCCGTGCCCCGGTGGCACGGCTTTCCGCCGCCACCGCGGCCGAAATCGGCGCCGCGGAGGGCGATCTGGTCACCGCGAGGACACCGCGAGGAACGATCACGCTGCCGTTGGCCATCACCGACATGGGTGACCGCGTGATCTGGCTCCCCCTGAATTCGCCGGGTTCGGCGGTGCATCGAAGCCTCGGGGTGTCCACCGGTGATGTCGTGTCGATCGGACGGGCCGAACCGTGATCCATCCCGATCCCACCCTGTTCGGTCATGACCCGTGGTGGCTGATCCTCGCGAAGGCGCTCGCGATCTTCGCGTTCCTGATGCTGTCGGTGCTCTCGGCGATCCTGATCGAGCGCAAACTGCTGGGCCGCATGCAGATGCGGTTCGGACCTAACCGTGTGGGCCCCAGGGGACTGCTGCAGTCGCTGGTGGACGGCGTCAAGCTCGCGCTCAAGGAGGGTCTGGTCCCGGCGGGAGTCGACAAGTTCGTCTACCTTGCGGCACCGGTGATCGCCGCGGTGCCCGCCTTCATCGCCTTCGCCGTCATCCCGATGGGCGGCGAGGTCTCGATCTTCGGCCACCGCACCGCATTGCAGCTGACGGACATGCCCGTCGCCGTCCTGTACATCCTGGCGGCGACCTCCATCGGCGTGTACGGGATCGTGCTGGCCGGGTGGGCCTCGGGGTCGACGTATCCGCTGCTGGGCGGCATTCGCTCGAGCGCGCAGGTGATTTCGTATGAGATCGCCATGGCACTGTCGTTCGTGGCGGTGTTCATCTACGCGGGTACGATGTCGACCTCCGGCATCGTCGCCGCCCAGGACGGCACCTGGTTCATCTTCCTGCTGCTGCCGTCGTTCCTGGTTTACCTGGTTTCGATGGTGGGCGAAACGAACCGTGCGCCTTTCGATCTCCCCGAAGCCGAGGGTGAACTGGTAGGCGGTTTCCACACCGAGTACTCGTCGATCAAGTTCGCGATGTTCATGCTCGCCGAGTACGTCAACATGACCACCGTCTCCGCGCTGGCGACCACGATGTTCCTGGGCGGCTGGCACGCCCCGTGGCCAATCAACATGTGGGATGGCGCCAATACCGGGTGGTGGCCACTGCTGTGGTTCGTTGCCAAGGTGTGGGGGTTCATGTTCCTGTTCTTCTGGCTGCGCGCCACGTTGCCCCGAATGCGCTACGACCAGTTCATGGGGCTGGGATGGAAAGCGCTCATCCCGTTCTCGTTGGCTTGGATCATGATCGTCGCCACGGCGCGCGCGCTCCGCAACGAGGGCTTCAGTCAGGTGACGACGACGCTCGCCTCGCTCGGCGCCATCGCGGTCCTGCTGATCGCCGTGGCGCTGTGGCGGTCGGCGCGCCGACGCAACGTTCGCGCCATCCCACGCCAGAACCTGGATCCGGAGATCTTCCCCACCCCGCCCCTGCCGAGCAGCACGCAGACCGCAACCAAGGAGCCAGCCGATGCCTAAGTTCCTCGACGCGCTGAAAGGTTTCGGGGTCACCTTCGGAACCATGTTCAAAAAGCCGATCACCGAGGAGTATCCGGAAAAGCCGGGGCCCGTCGCCAAGCGCTATCACGGCCGGCACCAACTGAACCGGTACCCGGACGGTCTGGAGAAATGCATCGGCTGCGAACTGTGCGCCTGGGCCTGCCCCGCCGACGCCATCTATGTCGAGGGCGACGACAACACCGAGGACGAACGGTATTCCCCCGGTGAGCGCTACGGGCGCGTCTATCAGATCAACTATCTGCGCTGCATCGGCTGCGGCCTGTGCATCGAGGCCTGCCCCACCCGGGCGTTGACGATGACCAACGACTACGAGATGGCCGACGACAACCGCGCCGACCTGATCTGGGGTAAGGACAAGTTGTTGGCGCCGTTGCGGTCCGGCATGCTGCCGCCGCCGCATCCGATGGCCCCCGGCGCCACCGACGAGGACTACTACCTGGGCAACATCGGACCCGTCGAGCAGGAAACCCAGAAGGTCACCGGGGACGTTCGATGAGGCTCGACCTGCTCGCGGCCGTGGCCGCCGACAACCCAGGGCAGACCACGACCACCGAGGCCGTGCTGTTCTGGGTGTTGGGGATCGTGGCGGTCGTCGGTGCGCTCGGGGTGATCGCCGCACCGAAAGCGGTGTACTCCGCGATGTTTCTGGCCATGACGATGATCGTGTTGGCGGTGTTCTACATCGCCCAGGGTGCGCTGTTCCTCGGTGTGGTCCAGGTGGTGGTATACACCGGTGCCGTCATGATGATCTTCCTGTTCGTGCTGATGCTCATCGGTGTCGACTCGTCGGACTCGCTCGTGGAAACGATTCGCGGGCAACGGGTTGCCGGTGTCGTCATCGGTGTCGGTTTCGGTCTGCTGCTCATCGCGGGCATCGGCAACGTCTCGGTCGGCGGCTTCACCGGCCTGGCCCAGGCGAACGCGGGTGGCAACGTCGAGGGCTTGGCGGCGCTCATCTTCGTGCGCTACCTGTGGGCGTTCGAGTTGACCAGCGCACTGCTGATCACCGCCGCGCTCGGCGCGATGGTGCTGGCACACCGGGAACGCTTCGGACGCCGCAAGACCCAGCGCGAACTCGCCGAAGAACGGTTCAAACCGGGCGGCTATCCGACGACGTTGCCCAATCCCGGTGTCTTCGCGCGCAACAACGCCGTCGACATCGCCGCCCGCCTACCTGACGGTTCCAATTCGGACCTGTCCGTCAGCCCCATCCTGCAGAAGCGGACCGTCACCGTGACGAACGGCCGAGGAGGCGGGGAGTGAATCCCGACAACTATCTCTATCTGTCGGCGCTGTTGTTCACGATAGGCGCGGCAGGAGTGTTGTTGCGCCGCAACGCGATCGTGGTGTTCATGTGCGTCGAGCTGATGTTGAACGCGGCCAACCTCGCGTTCGTCTCGTTCTCCCGCATGCACGGCCACCTCAACGGCCAAGTGGTCGCGTTCTTCACCATGGTGGTCGCCGCCTGCGAGGTGGTGGTCGGGCTGGCGATCATCATGAGCATCTTCCGTACCCGCCGGTCGGCTTCGGTCGACGACGCAAGCCTTCTGAAGAACTAGAGGCGCGATGACGATTCCTGTCTGGCTGACCATCGCGCTGCCGCTGGCCGGCGCGGCGATCCTGCTCCTCGGGGGACGACGGACCGACGCCTGGGGCCACCTGTTGGGCTGTGCCGCGGCCATCGGGTCGTTCGTGGTCGGCGCCGTGCTCTTCGTCGACATGCTGGGCCGTGACGCCGAACAGCGCGCGATCCACGAGGCGTTGTTCTCCTGGGTTCCGGTCGGCGGGCTGCAGGTGGACTTCGGGATGCAACTCGATCCGCTGTCGATGTGTTTCGTGTTGCTGATCACCGGTGTCGGCTCGTTGATCCACATCTACTCGATCGGCTACATGGCCGAAGACCCCGGGCGGCGACGGTTTTTCGCGTACCTGAACCTGTTCCTGTCGGCGATGCTGCTTCTGGTGCTCGCCGACAACTACCTCGGCCTCTACGTCGGCTGGGAGGGCGTCGGTCTGGCGTCCTACCTACTGATCGGTTTCTGGGCGCACAAACCGTCGGCCGCGACGGCGGCAAAGAAGGCGTTCGTCGTCAACCGCGTCGGCGACATGGGCCTGGCCATCGCGATGATGGTGATGTTCGCCTATATCGGCTCCATTTCCTATGCGGGCGTCTTCGCCGCCGCGCCGAACGCCGGCGAGGGCGTGCTGACCGCGATCGGCCTGCTGCTCCTGCTGGCTGCGTGCGGTAAGTCGGCGCAGGTGCCGCTGCAGTCCTGGCTGGGCGACGCGATGGAGGGTCCGACACCGGTTTCGGCGTTGATCCACGCCGCCACCATGGTCACCGCGGGTGTGTACCTCATCGTGCGCTCCGGACCGGTGTTCGACCTCGCACCCACCGCGCAACTGGGCGTCGTCATCGTCGGCGCCGTCACCCTGTTGTTCGGCGCGATCATCGGCTGCGCGAAGGACGACATCAAGAAAGCGCTTGCGGCGTCGACGATGTCGCAGATCGGCTACATGGTGCTGGCCGCCGGACTCGGGCCGGTCGGCTACGCGTTCGCGATCATGCACCTGCTGACCCACGGCTTCTTCAAGGCCGGCCTGTTCCTGGGCGCCGGTTCGGTGATGCATGCGATGGACGACGAGGTCAACATGCGACGCTACGGCGGCCTGCGTAAAGCGCTGCCGATCACGTTCGTCACATTCGGCCTGGGTTACCTCGCGATCATCGGGGTGCCGCCGCTTGCCGGGTTCTTCTCCAAAGACGGGATCATCGAAGCGGCGCTCGGCGCCGGCGGCGTGAAGGGCTTGATCCTGGGCGGCGTGACGATCCTGGGCGCAGGCATCACCGCGTTCTACATGACCAGGGTGATGTTGATGACGTTCTTCGGCGAGAAGCGTTGGGCTCCCAATGCGCATCCGCACGAAGCGCCGGCGGTGATGACCTGGCCGATGATCCTGCTGGCCATCGGCTCCGTGGGCTCGGGAGCGGCGTTCGCGATCGGTGGCACGCTGGAGCACTGGCTCGAACCGGTCGTCGGTGCGCACGAGGTACACCACGTCGCACCCGTCTGGGTGGTGACGACGGTGATCCTGACCGTCGTCGCCGTCGGCATCCTCATCGCCTACCGCATGTACGGAAGAAAGCCTGTGCCAGAGGACGTCCCGGACGGTTCGGCGCTCTCCGTCGCGGCGCGCAACGATCTGTACGGCGACGCGTTCAACGAGGCGGCGCTGATGCGGCCCGGCCAACTGCTGACCCGCGGGCTCGTCGAGATCGACGAGGAGGCGGTCGACGGCGCGGCCACCGGGTTGGCAGGGCTGGTCAGCCGCCTGTCGACGGGTCTGCGGCGCCTACAGACGGGTTATGCCCGCTCCTATGCGCTTTCGATGCTTTCAGGTGCGGTTCTGGTGGTCGCGGCGATCCTGGCGGTGCAACTCTGGTGAACAACTTCCCCTGGCTCACGGTGCTGTGGGCGACGCCCACCGTCGGCGCCGCCCTGACGATCCTGCTGCCTGCCGCCCAGCGGGTGCTGGCCAAGTGGTTCGCGTTGGCCGTCTCGATCGCGGTCCTGGCGATCACCGCCGTTGTCGCAGTCGGCTTCCAACCCGGTGGCGAGCAGTACCAGTTCGTCGAATCCCACCGCTGGATCCCGTCATTCGGCACCGGCTACATCCTCGGTGTCGACGGCATCGCGCTGGCGATCGTGGTGCTCACCGCGGTCCTGGTGCCGCTGCTGATCATCGCGGGCTGGAACGACGCCGACGCCCAGACCGGCCTGCGCGGTCGGTCGGTGCAGACCTACCTCGCGTTGACGCTGGCCGTCGAGGGCATGGTCCTGATGTCGCTGGTGTCGCTGGACATCCTGCTGTTCTACGTGTTCTTCGAAGCGATGCTGATTCCGATGTACTTCCTCATCGGCGGCTTCGGCGGCGAAAACCGGAGCAAGGCAGCGGTGAAGTTCCTGCTGTACAACCTGTTCGGCGGCCTGATCATGCTGGCCGCGGTGATCGGGCTGTACGTGGTGACGGCCTCGAGCGACGCGTTCGCCGCGGGCACATTCGACTTCCGCGAGATCGTCACCGCGGTGTCCAGCGGCGAGTTCGCCGTCAACCCCGCCGTGATGAACCTGCTGTTCCTCGGCTTCATGTTCGCGTTCGCGGTCAAGGCGCCATTGTGGCCGTTCCACCGCTGGCTGCCCGATGCGGCCGTCGAGGCCACCCCGGCCAGCGCGGTGCTGATGATGGCGGTCATGGACAAGGTCGGGACCTTCGGCATGCTGCGGTACTGCCTGCAGTTGTTCCCCGACGCGTCAACGTATTTCCAGCCCCTGGTGGTCACGCTGGCGGTGATCGGCATCGTCTACGGCGCGATCCTCGCGATCGGCCAGACCGACGTGATGCGGTTGATCGCCTACACGTCGATCTCCCACTTCGGGTTCATCATCCTGGGCATCTTCGTGATGACCAGCCAGGGCCAGTCCGGTTCGACGCTGTACATGATCAACCACGGTCTGTCGACGGCCGCCCTGTTCCTGATCGCCGGGTTCCTGGTGTCGCGCAGGGGCACTCGACTGATCCGGGCGTTCGGTGGCGTCCAGAAGGTGGCACCGGTGATGGCGGGCACGTTCCTCGTCGCCGGACTGGCGACGCTGTCGCTGCCCGGTCTGGCGCCGTTCATCAGCGAATTCCTGGTGCTCATCGGCACATTCACGCGGTACCCGGTGCTGGCGGTGTTCGCGGCCACGGCG includes:
- the nuoH gene encoding NADH:ubiquinone oxidoreductase subunit 1 (chain H) → MIHPDPTLFGHDPWWLILAKALAIFAFLMLSVLSAILIERKLLGRMQMRFGPNRVGPRGLLQSLVDGVKLALKEGLVPAGVDKFVYLAAPVIAAVPAFIAFAVIPMGGEVSIFGHRTALQLTDMPVAVLYILAATSIGVYGIVLAGWASGSTYPLLGGIRSSAQVISYEIAMALSFVAVFIYAGTMSTSGIVAAQDGTWFIFLLLPSFLVYLVSMVGETNRAPFDLPEAEGELVGGFHTEYSSIKFAMFMLAEYVNMTTVSALATTMFLGGWHAPWPINMWDGANTGWWPLLWFVAKVWGFMFLFFWLRATLPRMRYDQFMGLGWKALIPFSLAWIMIVATARALRNEGFSQVTTTLASLGAIAVLLIAVALWRSARRRNVRAIPRQNLDPEIFPTPPLPSSTQTATKEPADA
- the nqo3 gene encoding NADH dehydrogenase subunit G, whose protein sequence is MTQTADTGEDTGVEMVQLSIDGFDVSVPKGTLVIRAAELIGIQIPRFCDHPLLDPVGACRQCLVEVEGQRKPMASCTTTCTPDMVVRTQYTSPEADKAQQGIMEFLLINHPLDCPVCDKGGECPLQNQAMSNGRAETRFEDVKRTFPKPINISSQVLLDRERCVLCARCTRFSEQIAGDPFIELLERGALQQVGIATDEPFESYFSGNTVQICPVGALTGAAYRFRARPFDLVSSPSVCEHCASGCAQRTDHRRGKVMRRLAGDEPQVNEEWNCDKGRWAFTYTTQGDRITTPMIRDEDGKLRPASWSEALVVAGTGLAAAAGSAGVLVGGRMTVEDAYAYSKFARIVLNTNDIDFRARSHSAEEADFLAAHVAGQPMTVTYTDLENAPAVLLAGFEPEEESPIVFLRLRKAARNKGLQVISVAPFATRALTKLRGRLVTAVPGDEAAVLDALADDPQLRLPGAIIMVGERLATSPGALSAASRLAEATGARLSWVPRRAGERGAAEAGALPNLLPGGRPIADSVAVEQTAAAWHVSELPTDPGRDTTAILEAARSGELGALLVGGIEVDDLPDPEAALAAIESTPFVVSLELRESAVTAVADVVFPIAPVVEKAGSFLNWEGRLRPFQPSLETNAIPDLRVLTFLADEIGVALNLPTAAAAGDEISRLGMWAGRRPEAPNVAAPKRMPPAEGQAVLAGWRMLLDEGRLQDGEPHLAGTARAPVARLSAATAAEIGAAEGDLVTARTPRGTITLPLAITDMGDRVIWLPLNSPGSAVHRSLGVSTGDVVSIGRAEP
- the nuoE gene encoding NADH dehydrogenase subunit E; this translates as MSVFLELGQRPEEPGPPINGPVSYSDDVVARLTADAEMIISRYPQSRSALLPLLHLVQSEDGCLTPAGITFCARQLGLTDAEVTAVATFYSMYRRTPTGEYLVGVCTNTLCAVMGGDAILEALQEHLGVHAGETTPDGRVTLEHIECNAACDYAPVVMVNWEFFDNQTTSSARDLVDALREGQPPEPTRGTPLCTFRETARTLAGLPDPRSGGNNVGGATLAGLRVARERGMQAPDADASAASTETLDDQTAGVKATRNASAPGPSATVPPKSETVETDPDTTDSRA
- the nuoF gene encoding NADH-quinone oxidoreductase subunit F codes for the protein MTDLTPVFSRFWDEPEPWSMDTYRRHGGYRALEKALAMDPDELINLVKESGLRGRGGAGFPTGTKWSFIPQSDTGAGAKPHYLVVNADESEPGTCKDIPLMLTTPHFLIEGAIIAAYAIRAHHAFIYLRGEVVPVLRRLHAAVAEAHEAGFLGNDIQGSGFDLELIVHAGAGAYICGEETALLDSLEGRRGQPRLRPPFPAVAGLYACPTVVNNVESIASVPPILLNGIDWFRSMGSEKSPGFTLYSLSGHVTNPGQYEAPLGITLRELLEYAGGVRSGHRLKFWTPGGSSTPLLTDEHLDVPLDYEGMAGVGTMLGTKALQIFDETTCVVRAVRRWTDFYAHESCGKCTPCREGTYWLAQIYERLETGAGTEADIDKLLDISDNIFGKAFCALGDGAAAPIMSSIKFFRDEYIAHLDGGCPFDPHASTLMAAEGVGV
- the nuoC gene encoding NADH/F420H2 dehydrogenase, subunit C yields the protein MTSGPGEEQNATNGNGAEADAPKIISVRRGMFGVKGSGDTSGYGRLVRPVALPGSSPRPYGRYFDEVVDRLAEVLGEDGYAASIERVVVHRDELTLEVQRDQLPIVARALRDDPQLRFELCLGVSGVHYPDKVGRELHAVYPLMSITHNRRILIEVAAPDDDPHIPSLFEVYPTTDWHERETYDFFGIIFDGHPALTRIEMPDDWVGHPQRKDYPLGGIPVEYHGAEIPPPDQRRAYS
- the nqo4 gene encoding NADH dehydrogenase I subunit D, whose translation is MSISHVPPTQGGASSSAASDNNETVVVVGGQDWDQVVQAAKDAAAAHAGERIVVNMGPQHPSTHGVLRLVLEIEGETVISARCGIGYLHTGIEKNLEFRNWTQGVTFVTRMDYLSPFFNETAYCLGVEKLLGVTDAIPERASVIRVMMMELNRISSHLVALATGGMELGAMSAMFYGFREREQILSVFETVTGLRMNSAYVRPGGVAVDLPDEAVPQIREVLELMPKRLKDLEDLLNENYIWKGRTVGVGYLDLTGCMALGITGPCLRSTGLPHDLRKTQPYCGYETYDFDVITDEGCDSYGRYLIRVKEMHESLKIVEQCLDRLRPGPVMIEDKKLGWPADLKVGPDGLGNSPEHIARIMGHSMEGLIHHFKLVTEGIRVPPGQVYVAVESPRGELGVHMVSDGGTRPYRVHYRDPSFNNLQAVAAMCEGGMVADLITAVASIDPVMGGVDR